A genomic segment from Glycine soja cultivar W05 chromosome 20, ASM419377v2, whole genome shotgun sequence encodes:
- the LOC114402994 gene encoding probable L-type lectin-domain containing receptor kinase S.5 gives MDTFMNEFDLDGNHIGIVTTSITNPLASESLNSSGIDLKSGRDIEVKIDYDGWSKMIFVSVGYSESQLKSVLNHSINLPDIVPSSIYVGFTASTGNTFPESHQVLNWVFTSVPLPILSAEHTKVGTIKTILVVVAVCLFPFIWIAASLRRRYTRAKKKGDIESLSKKAADIAEVFTYKQLSRATCNFSQENLLGRGAFGSVYKGIILDSGKTVAVKKISATSKQGEREFLAEICTIGRLRHKNLVKLQGWCSEGNNLLLVYDYMQNGSLDHFIGKGSLNWQTRHKILTGLASALLYLHEECGNPFVHRDVKPNNVMLDSNHDAHLGDFGLARLLKNEGSVTTNLNGTLGYLAPELSFTGRATPESDVYSFGMVVLEVTCGKRLNWLKQGNSFVDSVWNLHSQNALLECVDQRLENKFDEEEAKRALMVGLACMHPDSLFRPRMRKVVNIFQNPNEPLMELPGVRPTGVYVSVSSSTSASNSSSRGELQIQSSTKSSDGKFNYV, from the exons ATGGACACTTTCATGAATGAATTTGATCTAGATGGAAACCACATTGGGATAGTCACAACAAGCATCACAAATCCACTTGCATCTGAGAGTCTCAATAGCTCTGGCATTGACCTCAAAAGTGGAAGAGACATTGAGGTCAAAATTGACTATGATGGATGGAGTAAAATGATTTTTGTCTCTGTGGGATACTCTGAAAGCCAATTGAAGAGTGTCCTTAACCATTCAATTAACCTACCAGACATAGTTCCAAGCTCCATTTATGTAGGTTTCACAGCCTCCACAGGCAACACTTTTCCCGAAAGCCACCAAGTCCTCAATTGGGTATTCACATCAGTGCCACTGCCTATTCTTTCAGCTGAACACACTAAAGTTGGCACCATCAAGACCATATTGGTAGTTGTCGCGGTATGCTTATTTCCTTTCATTTGGATAGCTGCTTCTTTGAGGAGAAGATATACGAGGGCTAAAAAGAAAGGGGATATAGAAAGCCTATCAAAGAAGGCTGCAGATATCGCCGAGGTGTTCACTTACAAGCAACTATCAAGGGCTACATGCAACTTCAGCCAGGAAAATCTTTTGGGAAGAGGTGCATTTGGTAGTGTTTATAAAGGTATCATATTAGACTCTGGAAAAACTGTAGCAGTAAAGAAGATTTCAGCAACTTCTAAGCAAG GTGAAAGAGAATTCTTAGCTGAAATATGTACCATAGGGCGTCTTAGGCACAAAAACTTAGTGAAGCTCCAGGGGTGGTGCAGTGAAGGCAATAATCTTCTCTTGGTTTATGACTACATGCAAAATGGAAGCCTTGATCACTTTATAGGCAAGGGCAGTCTGAACTGGCAAACCAGGCACAAGATATTGACAGGATTGGCATCAGCACTACTTTACCTTCATGAAGAGTGTGGAAACCCTTTTGTTCACAGAGATGTTAAGCCTAACAATGTCATGCTGGACTCTAATCACGATGCTCATTTGGGAGATTTTGGGTTAGCAAGATTACTCAAAAATGAAGGTTCAGTGACTACAAATCTAAATGGAACTCTAGGATATTTGGCTCCTGAACTAAGCTTTACAGGGAGAGCTACACCTGAATCAGATGTGTATAGCTTTGGCATGGTAGTTCTTGAGGTCACATGCGGGAAAAGGTTAAACTGGCTTAAGCAAGGGAACAGTTTTGTAGATTCTGTGTGGAATTTGCATTCTCAAAATGCATTGCTGGAGTGCGTTGACCAAAGACTAGAGAACAAATTTGATGAGGAAGAAGCTAAAAGGGCATTGATGGTTGGATTGGCATGTATGCATCCTGATTCCTTGTTCAGGCCAAGGATGAGAAAAGTGGTGAACATTTTTCAGAACCCAAATGAACCTTTAATGGAATTACCAGGAGTGAGGCCAACTGGAGTTTATGTATCAGTTTCTTCTAGTACATCAGCCTCCAACTCTAGCTCTAGAGGTGAGTTACAGATccaatcatccacaaaatcATCAGATGGAAAATTCAATTATGTGTGA
- the LOC114403422 gene encoding uricase-2 isozyme 2 isoform X2, with amino-acid sequence MAQQEVVEGFKFEQRHGKERVRVARVWKTRQGQHFVVEWRVGITLFSDCVNSYLRDDNSDIVATDTMKNTVYAKAKECSDILSAEDFAILLAKHFVSFYKKVTGAIVNIVEKPWERVIVDGQPHEHGFKLGSEKHTTEAIVQKSGSLQLTSGIEGLSVLKTTQSGFVNFIRDKYTALPDTRERMLATEVTALWRYSYESQYSLPQKPLYFTEKYQEVKKVLADTFFGPPNGGVYSPSVQNTLYLMAKATLNRFPDIAYVSLKMPNLHFLPVNISNKDGPIVKFEDDVYLPTDEPHGSIQASLSRLWSKL; translated from the exons ATGGCTCAGCAGGAAGTGGTAGAAGGGTTCAAGTTCGAACAGAGGCACGGGAAAGAGCGCGTGAGAGTGGCGCGCGTGTGGAAGACGAGGCAGGGGCAGCACTTCGTTGTGGAGTGGCGCGTGGGCATCACTCTCTTCTCAGACTGCGTCAACTCGTATCTCCGCGATGACAACTCTGACATCGTTGCTACTGATACCATGAAAAACACA GTGTATGCAAAAGCAAAGGAATGCTCAGACATACTTTCTGCTGAGGACTTTGCTATTTTGCTTGCTAAGCACTTTGTATCATTTTACAAGAAG GTTACTGGTGCTATTGTGAATATTGTGGAAAAACCATGGGAGCGTGTCATTGTGGATGGTCAACCTCATGAACATG GTTTCAAACTTGGGTCTGAGAAGCATACAACAGAGGCAATAGTACAAAAGTCTGGTTCACTTCAGTTGACTTCTGGTATTGAAGGATTGTCAGTGTTGAAGACAACCCAG TCCGGTTTTGTGAATTTCATAAGAGACAAGTACACAGCACTTCCTGATACCCGTGAAAGGATGCTGGCAACAGAAGTAACCGCACTGTGGAG GTATTCGTATGAATCACAGTATAGCCTCCCTCAGAAGCCACTTTACTTTACAGAAAAGTATCAGGAAGTGAAAAAAGTTCTGGCTGACACTTTTTTTGGCCCACCAAATGGGGGAGTCTATAGCCCATCTGTTCAAAACACACTCTACCTGATGGCAAAGGCCACACTGAACAG ATTTCCTGACATAGCTTATGTCAGTCTAAAGATGCCAAATCTTCATTTCTTACCTGTCAATATCTCAAACAAGGATGGTCCTATTGTGAAG TTTGAGGATGATGTGTACTTGCCAACGGATGAGCCTCATGGGTCAATTCAAGCTAGCTTGAGCCGCCTTTGGTCAAAGCTGTAG
- the LOC114403422 gene encoding uricase-2 isozyme 2 isoform X1 — protein MAQQEVVEGFKFEQRHGKERVRVARVWKTRQGQHFVVEWRVGITLFSDCVNSYLRDDNSDIVATDTMKNTEMFACGCVKVYAKAKECSDILSAEDFAILLAKHFVSFYKKVTGAIVNIVEKPWERVIVDGQPHEHGFKLGSEKHTTEAIVQKSGSLQLTSGIEGLSVLKTTQSGFVNFIRDKYTALPDTRERMLATEVTALWRYSYESQYSLPQKPLYFTEKYQEVKKVLADTFFGPPNGGVYSPSVQNTLYLMAKATLNRFPDIAYVSLKMPNLHFLPVNISNKDGPIVKFEDDVYLPTDEPHGSIQASLSRLWSKL, from the exons ATGGCTCAGCAGGAAGTGGTAGAAGGGTTCAAGTTCGAACAGAGGCACGGGAAAGAGCGCGTGAGAGTGGCGCGCGTGTGGAAGACGAGGCAGGGGCAGCACTTCGTTGTGGAGTGGCGCGTGGGCATCACTCTCTTCTCAGACTGCGTCAACTCGTATCTCCGCGATGACAACTCTGACATCGTTGCTACTGATACCATGAAAAACACA GAAATGTTTGCCTGTGGTTGTGTGAAG GTGTATGCAAAAGCAAAGGAATGCTCAGACATACTTTCTGCTGAGGACTTTGCTATTTTGCTTGCTAAGCACTTTGTATCATTTTACAAGAAG GTTACTGGTGCTATTGTGAATATTGTGGAAAAACCATGGGAGCGTGTCATTGTGGATGGTCAACCTCATGAACATG GTTTCAAACTTGGGTCTGAGAAGCATACAACAGAGGCAATAGTACAAAAGTCTGGTTCACTTCAGTTGACTTCTGGTATTGAAGGATTGTCAGTGTTGAAGACAACCCAG TCCGGTTTTGTGAATTTCATAAGAGACAAGTACACAGCACTTCCTGATACCCGTGAAAGGATGCTGGCAACAGAAGTAACCGCACTGTGGAG GTATTCGTATGAATCACAGTATAGCCTCCCTCAGAAGCCACTTTACTTTACAGAAAAGTATCAGGAAGTGAAAAAAGTTCTGGCTGACACTTTTTTTGGCCCACCAAATGGGGGAGTCTATAGCCCATCTGTTCAAAACACACTCTACCTGATGGCAAAGGCCACACTGAACAG ATTTCCTGACATAGCTTATGTCAGTCTAAAGATGCCAAATCTTCATTTCTTACCTGTCAATATCTCAAACAAGGATGGTCCTATTGTGAAG TTTGAGGATGATGTGTACTTGCCAACGGATGAGCCTCATGGGTCAATTCAAGCTAGCTTGAGCCGCCTTTGGTCAAAGCTGTAG